One genomic window of Manihot esculenta cultivar AM560-2 chromosome 16, M.esculenta_v8, whole genome shotgun sequence includes the following:
- the LOC110603595 gene encoding protein CHROMATIN REMODELING 4 isoform X2 produces the protein MKDSGSTTSKMINRNWVLKRKRKKLLYGRVLANGKEEKLAALESPRSTSAAKRRAKSELSSDLSSSKKKGNDGYYYECVICDLGGNLLCCDSCPSVYHLQCLDPPLKRIPMGKWQCPKCSQKNDPLKSITQLDSISKRARTKVVTANSKAGIKSSDTQKVSQIFGSSILSKRRSSSKGKDVLTFGVKSCEKEADSSLDESTSTKPSDPFLVCVEGTSSCVNADDAKESAVSPPASPADKKSTSHAEETLSHSKLTKSGPNDEASDEKHDFSCYNGSPRSKIVLAIGAASKKDRKRKHELNGDSIKKHRTDRGRRTSKKWESKANNTSSGTSKLHQKRKTGTHRVSESLSENDVGTKSLDAQGKNEKLPEELVHPSVESGKTGGVMDGTRICEDVILEVQQVDRVLGCRIEDDNSSSSRNISLIATDDLPSKELLIPETQNRGENSNCDIDSDVVVAENLVGGSPGIKQRFDRRESRKNDTRVDKINVYKRSANKDCKGGNVIDLAGKDDKDSGSKGPSDKDQDESTECTEDFAQQHEKVLTENVDVSTKSQDMIEFSKDCEPHLSPETNVREEADMEMKMSGGDEKNVQEPAKIEPACSNNGETTSYEFLVKWVGKSHIHNAWISESRLKVLAKRKLENYKGKYGTAVINICEEKWKQPQRIISLRTSRDGTREAFVKWTGLPYDECTWERVDEPVLSKSPHMIDMFDQLERQTLEKDAMGNDLTKGRGDSHQNEIVTLTEQPKELKGGTLFPHQLEALNWLRKCWNKSKNVILADEMGLGKTVSACAFISSLYFEFKASLPCLVLVPLSTMPNWLAEFALWAPNLNVVEYHGCAKARAIIRQYEWHANDPNKMNKKTASYKFNVLLTTYEMVLADSSYLRGVPWEVLVVDEGHRLKNAESKLFSLLNTFSFQHRVLLTGTPLQNNIGEMYNLLNFLQPASFPSLSSFEEKFNDLTTAEKVEELKKLVAPHMLRRLKKDAMQNIPPKTERMVPVELTSIQAEYYRAMLTKNYQVLRNIGKGVAQQSMLNIVMQLRKICNHPYLIPGTEPDSGSVEFLHEMRIKASAKLTLLHSMLKALYKEGHRVLIFSQMTKLLDILEDYLTIEFGPKTYERVDGSVSVCDRQAAITRFNQDKSRFVFLLSTRSCGLGINLATADTVIIYDSDFNPHADIQAMNRAHRIGQSNRLLVYRLVVRASVEERILQLAKKKLMLDQLFVNKSGSQKEVEDILRWGTEELFGDSSSMIGKDITESNSNKDDAVIDIEQKQRKRGGGLGDVYKDKCTDGGNNIVWDENAIAKLLDRSNLQSGIADVAEMDFENDMLGSVKSVEWNDETAEDQGGVESPPVVAEDICGQNSDRKEDNAVTTAEENEWDRLLRSRWMKYQNEEEAALGRGKRQRKAVSYREAYAPHPSETLSESGGEEEREPEPEREYTPAGRALKMKYARLRARQKERLAQRNAIEECCPSEGLPLPDLLPQPQFPPTNERDKDHAKGLFQAVGEKSSVFEVEDNKFPPPSDTPKSKADSTLRLGRVSKHKMSSHLDLSVNSHDYPSPDINIPSQQNQGMGHANYNLLPVLGLCAPNANLFDSSHRKSSRSNSRQSKPANGPEFPFILPPSSRTSIETDLKRQEINASAEVLQKHLKSSLSDGWLPFSPCPPTVPQGRTSDGFESSSFTEFQEKMSIPNLPFDEKLLPRVSVPAKSMPISYPDLLPSLSLGGRLEAVNDSMRDLPAMPLLPGLKFPSQDVPIYNQLDKEVLPVLGLGQMPTNLPPFPENHRKVLENIMIRTGSGSSNFYRKKLRTDGWSEDELDFLWIGVRRHGRGNWDAMLRDPRLKFSKYKTTEDLAARWEEEQLKILDAPPFSGPKASKLAQSSRSCLFPSVPEGMMARALNGSRLVTPPKFHSHLTDMKLGFGDPSSSLPHFEPSDQLSLQNEHFGPIPSWNLDKFRTNFAGDSTAGPSSNFSSEMPFLLNSFGASNLGSLGLNGCSSFDLHREEENGNMKYGKLPCLLDRSLTILRDSQNNIGNGESSSALFPDHNCGIYISHSKGKEVVGSSSSKNKLPHWLREAVHAPAKLPEPELPPTVSAIAQSVRVLYGESKPNIPPFVIPGPPPTQPKDPRRTLKKKKKRRSHMFRQFPQDIAGSMQNFKSSIPGCIVASSSAQPVPTFQLPPSLIPGTSGHAWNESDPNFPNKHMLHSLTSSSFLNLSKKTSMGLSPSSEVLQLVASCVAPGPHLPSTSGLTSSSFLDSKLPLPKSVNHVECLNSGGAVQKNMDMQSLPPDAQVMLPENKTNQPDSGDSSKTQTEQPDVEVISSEGTVSDHPVSEHEP, from the exons ATGAAGGATAGTGGCTCCACGACTAGCAAAATGATAAACAGAAATTGGGTCTTGAAGCGCAAGCGGAAAAAGCTTTTGTATGGACGAGTCCTTGCCAATGGTAAAGAAGAGAAGTTAGCAGCCTTGGAGTCTCCCAGGAGTACTTCGGCTGCTAAACGAAGAGCCAAGAGTGAATTAAGTTCTGATTTATCTTCATCCAAGAAGAAAGGAAATGATGGG TATTACTATGAATGCGTGATCTGTGACCTTGGTGGCAACTTGTTGTGTTGTGATAGCTGTCCAAGCGTCTACCATCTTCAGTGCCTTGATCCACCTCTTAAG CGCATCCCAATGGGGAAGTGGCAATGTCCAAAGTGCTCTCAGAAGAATGATCCACTTAAGTCCATTACCCAACTGGATTCCATTTCAAAGCGGGCTAGAACAAAAGTTGTTACAGCAAATTCTAAGGCTGGAATTAAGTCATCTGACACTCAAAAAGTATCCCAGATATTTGGAAGCTCCATTCTCTCCAAACGAAGGTCCTCTAGCAAAGGGAAAGATGTGTTAACTTTTGGAGTTAAATCCTGTGAAAAGGAAGCAGATTCTTCCTTGGATGAATCTACTAGTACCAAGCCAAGTGATCCATTCCTAGTCTGTGTAGAGGGTACCTCATCATGTGTGAATGCTGATGATGCAAAGGAATCTGCAGTGTCTCCACCTGCATCACCTGCAGACAAGAAGTCAACTTCTCATGCTGAGGAGACTTTATCTCATTCTAAACTTACAAAATCTGGGCCAAATGATGAAGCATCTGATGAAAAGCATGACTTTTCTTGTTACAATGGATCTCCAAGAAGCAAAATTGTACTTGCAATTGGTGCTGCCTCTAAGAAagatagaaaaagaaaacatgAACTCAATGGGGACAGCATAAAGAAGCATAGGACTGACAGGGGCAGACGAACTTCTAAGAAATGGGAATCAAAAGCCAATAATACATCCTCTGGAACTAGTAAATTGCACCAGAAAAGGAAAACTGGCACTCACAGAGTTTCTGAATCTTTATCAGAGAATGATGTTGGAACCAAGAGCTTAGATGCACAGGGAAAGAATGAG aaGCTTCCTGAGGAACTTGTGCACCCATCAGTTGAGTCGGGTAAGACTGGCGGGGTTATGGATGGAACACGAATATGTGAAGATGTTATCCTTGAAGTTCAACAG GTTGATCGGGTTTTGGGATGTcgaattgaagatgataattCTAGCTCTTCCCGTAATATCTCTTTGATTGCTACAGATGACCTGCCTTCTAAGGAGTTGCTTATTCCAGAAACACAAAATAGAGGGGAAAATTCTAATTGTGATATTGATTCAGATGTAGTAGTTGCTGAAAATCTTGTCGGGGGCTCTCCAGGCATCAAGCAAAGATTTGATAGGAGAGAAAGCAGGAAGAATGACACTAGAGTGGATAAAATAAATGTATATAAAAGATCTGCTAACAAAGATTGTAAAGGAGGAAATGTCATTGATTTAGCAGGGAAAGATGACAAGGATTCAGGTTCCAAAGGCCCAAGTGATAAAGATCAAGATGAGTCCACAGAATGCACAGAAGATTTTGCACAACAACATGAAAAGGTGCTGACAGAAAATGTTGATGTTTCTACCAAAAGTCAAGATATGATTGAATTTTCCAAAGATTGTGAACCACATTTATCTCCTGAAACCAATGTTAGAGAAGAAGCAGATATGGAAATGAAAATGAGTGGTGGTGATGAAAAAAATGTTCAGGAGCCTGCCAAGATTGAACCAGCATGTAGTAATAATGGGGAGACAACATCATATGAATTCTTAGTTAAATGGGTAGGGAAGTCTCATATACACAATGCTTGGATTTCTGAATCTCGGCTGAAAGTTCTTGCAAAGAGAAAGCTAGAAAATTACAAGGGAAAGTATGGAACAGCTGTGATAAATATATGTGAGGAAAAGTGGAAGCAGCCTCAGCGTATAATTTCTCTCCGTACTTCCAGAGATGGTACACGGGAAGCTTTTGTGAAATGGACTGGTCTACCTTATGATGAATGCACTTGGGAAAGAGTGGATGAACCTGTTCTGTCAAAATCTCCACATATgattgatatgtttgatcaGTTAGAACGGCAAACACTGGAAAAAGATGCTATGGGGAATGATCTGACAAAGGGGAGGGGTGATAGTCATCAAAATGAGATTGTTACTCTTACAGAGCAGCCTAAGGAACTAAAAGGAGGCACATTGTTTCCCCATCAGCTTGAAGCGTTGAATTGGTTGCGTAAATGCTGGAACAAATCCAAAAATGTGATCCTTGCTGATGAGATGGGGCTTGGGAAAACAGTATCTGCTTGTGCCTTTATTTCATCACTATATTTTGAGTTTAAAGCTTCTTTGCCTTGTTTGGTCTTAGTTCCGCTTTCCACTATGCCAAATTGGCTAGCTGAGTTTGCATTATGGGCTCCTAACTTAAATGTTGTGGAATATCATGGGTGTGCAAAAGCAAGGGCCATAATTCGCCAATATGAATGGCATGCTAATGATCCAAATAAGATGAATAAGAAAACTGCTTCTTACAAATTTAATGTTCTTTTAACTACTTATGAAATGGTTCTTGCTGATTCCTCCTATTTGCGTGGAGTTCCCTGGGAAGTGCTTGTGGTTGATGAGGGTCACCGTCTAAAGAATGCTGAAAGCAAGCTGTTCAGCTTGCTCAATACATTTTCTTTTCAACATCGTGTTCTCTTGACTGGTACCcctcttcaaaataacattgGTGAAATGTACAATTTACTTAATTTCTTACAGCCAGCTTCATTCCCTTCTCTATCTTCATTTGAGGAGAAATTTAATGATCTTACCACTGCTGAAAAAGTGGAAGAATTGAAAAAACTTGTTGCTCCACATATGCTTCGACGGCTTAAAAAGGATGCGATGCAAAATATCCCTCCCAAGACAGAAAGAATGGTTCCTGTTGAGTTGACTTCTATCCAAGCTGAATACTACCGTGCAATGCTGACAAAGAACTATCAGGTATTACGGAACATTGGAAAAGGGGTTGCTCAGCAATCAATGCTGAACATTGTAATGCAGTTGAGAAAGATTTGCAATCATCCCTACCTCATACCAGGTACTGAGCCTGATTCTGGGTCAGTAGAATTCCTTCATGAAATGCGAATAAAAGCTTCAGCCAAGTTGACTCTGCTGCATtccatgctaaaagcattataCAAGGAAGGTCATAGAGTTCTTATTTTCTCTCAGATGACTAAACTTCTAGATATACTTGAAGATTATTTAACTATAGAGTTTGGGCCCAAAACATATGAGAGAGTGGACGGATCTGTATCTGTCTGTGATCGTCAGGCAGCAATTACACGTTTCAACCAAGACAAAAGCAGATTTGTGTTCTTGTTATCAACACGCTCGTGTGGCCTTGGAATCAATCTGGCAACAGCTGACACTGTCATTATTTATGATTCTGATTTCAACCCGCATGCTGATATCCAAGCTATGAACCGGGCGCATCGCATTGGACAATCGAATAGACTTTTGGTATATCGGCTTGTTGTTCGTGCCAGTGTTGAGGAGCGCATCTTGCAGCTTGCTAAAAAGAAATTGATGCTTGACCAGCTTTTCGTGAATAAGTCTGGATCGCAGAAGGAAGTGGAAGATATTCTACGATGGGGAACAGAGGAACTTTTTGGTGATTCTTCtagcatgattgggaaagataTTACTGAAAGTAATAGCAACAAAGATGATGCAGTAATAGATATAGAGCAAAAGCAGAGGAAAAGGGGTGGTGGGCTTGGGGATGTGTACAAGGATAAATGTACAGATGGTGGCAACAATATTGTCTGGGATGAAAACGCAATTGCAAAATTGCTTGATCGTTCAAACCTTCAGTCTGGGATAGCTGATGTTGCTGAAATGGATTTTGAGAATGACATGCTTGGATCCGTCAAG TCTGTGGAATGGAATGATGAAACAGCAGAAGATCAAGGTGGGGTTGAATCACCTCCTGTTGTGGCTGAAGATATTTGTGGACAAAATTCAGACAGAAAAGAGGATAATGCAGTGACTACCGCTGAAGAAAATGAATGGGACAGGCTTCTGCGCTCAAG GTGGATGAAATATCAAAATGAGGAGGAAGCAGCACTTGGTCGAGGGAAGCGCCAGAGGAAAGCTGTTTCTTACAGGGAAGCATATGCTCCACATCCAAGTGAAACATTGAGTGAG AGTGGTGGTGAAGAGGAACGGGAGCCAGAGCCAGAGAGGGAATATACACCAGCTGGACGAGCATTGAAAATGAAGTA TGCTAGGCTTCGTGCTAGACAAAAAGAACGGCTTGCTCAGCGCAATGCTATTGAAGAATGCTGCCCCAGTGAGGGTCTTCCTTTACCTGACTTACTGCCTCAGCCTCAATTTCCTCCCACCAATGAGAGAGACAAGGATCACGCAAAGGGTTTATTTCAAGCAGTGGGAGAAAAGTCTTCAGTATTTGAAGTCGAGGATAATAAATTTCCCCCTCCATCTGATACACCAAAGAGCAAGGCTGATTCAACCTTAAGGCTGGGTCGGGTATCAAAGCATAAAATGAGCAGTCATCTGGACCTTTCGGTTAATTCTCACGATTACCCTTCTCCTGACATCAACATTCCAAGTCAACAAAATCAGGGCATGGGCCATGCAAACTACAACTTGTTACCAGTTCTGGGTCTGTGTGCTCCCAATGCCAATCTGTTTGATTCATCACACAGGAAGTCATCAAGATCCAATAGTAGACAGAGCAAGCCAGCAAATGGACCAGAGTTTCCTTTTATTCTACCTCCTTCCTCTAGAACTTCAATTGAGACAGATTTAAAACGGCAGGAGATCAATGCATCAGCAGAAGTCTTGCAAAAGCACCTTAAAAGTAGCCTATCAGATGGTTGGCTCCCGTTTAGTCCG TGTCCTCCAACTGTCCCACAAGGGAGGACTTCTGATGGTTTTGAGAGTTCTAGTTTTACGGAGTTCCAAGAAAAAATGTCGATTCCAAATTTACCTTTTGATGAGAAATTGCTGCCCAGAGTCTCAGTTCCTGCTAAAAGCATGCCAATCTCATACCCGGACTTATTACCTAGCCTATCACTTGGAGGCAGACTTGAAGCTGTAAATGACTCTATGCGAGACCTTCCAGCAATGCCTTTGTTGCCCGGTTTGAAATTCCCCTCTCAGGATGTACCAATTTACAATCAGCTAGACAAGGAAGTACTGCCCGTGCTGGGTTTGGGTCAGATGCCAACTAACCTTCCACCATTTCCTGAAAACCACAGGAAGGTACTTGAAAACATAATGATTAGGACTGGGTCTGGATCAAGTAACTTCTATAGAAAGAAATTGAGAACAGATGGCTGGTCTGAAGATGAACTTGATTTTCTATGGATTGGTGTTCGAAGACATGGTAGAGGTAATTGGGATGCAATGCTTAGAGACCCCAGGTTAAAATTTTCCAAGTATAAAACTACAGAAGATTTGGCTGCTAGGTGGGAGGAGGAACAACTGAAGATCTTGGATGCGCCCCCTTTCTCAGGGCCAAAGGCAAGTAAGCTGGCACAATCTTCCAGATCGTGCTTGTTCCCAAGTGTTCCTGAGGGAATGATGGCACGGGCGTTGAATGGTAGTCGACTTGTTACACCACCGAAATTTCACTCTCATTTGACGGACATGAAACTGGGCTTTGGTGACCCGTCTTCGAGTCTGCCGCATTTTGAGCCATCAGATCAACTTAGTTTGCAGAATGAGCATTTTGGGCCTATTCCAAGTTGGAATCTTGACAAATTTCGCACAAATTTTGCTGGAGATTCTACTGCAGGACCCTCTTCAAATTTTTCTAGTGAAATGCCATTTCTTCTCAATTCATTTGGAGCTAGCAACTTAGGCTCTCTGGGTTTGAATGGCTGTAGCAGCTTTGATTTACATCGGGAGGAGGAAAATGGCAACATGAAGTATGGGAAGTTGCCCTGTCTTCTGGATAGGTCATTAACTATATTGCGTGATTCTCAGAATAACATTGGAAATGGGGAATCTAGTTCAGCTTTATTCCCAGATCATAACTGTGGGATATATATTTCACATTCAAAGGGTAAAGAAGTAGTTGGAAGCAGTTCTTCAAAGAATAAGCTACCCCATTGGCTTAGGGAAGCTGTACATGCTCCTGCTAAACTGCCAGAACCAGAGCTGCCACCCACTGTATCAGCTATAGCTCAATCAGTTCGTGTACTATATGGAGAAAGTAAGCCAAACATTCCTCCTTTTGTTATACCGGGTCCACCTCCAACCCAACCAAAGGATCCAAGGCGGActctgaagaagaaaaagaagcggAGATCACATATGTTCAGGCAGTTTCCTCAAGACATTGCAGGAAGCATGCAGAATTTTAAAAGCAGCATTCCAGGTTGCATTGTTGCTTCGTCCTCTGCTCAGCCAGTCCCAACATTTCAACTGCCTCCCTCTTTAATTCCTGGAACTTCAGGACATGCATGGAACGAATCTGACCCAAATTTTCCTAATAAGCACATGCTACACTCCCTAACATCGTCTTCGTTTTTAAATCTATCAAAGAAAACAAGCATGGGCTTGTCCCCATCTTCTGAAGTGCTTCAACTGGTAGCTTCCTGTGTGGCCCCAGGCCCACATTTGCCATCTACTTCGGGCCTGACAAGCTCTAGCTTTCTTGACAGCAAGCTTCCCTTGCCGAAATCTGTCAACCATGTAGAATGTTTGAATTCAGGAGGTGCTGTGCAGAAAAATATGGATATGCAGAGCTTGCCCCCCGATGCACAGGTCATGCTCCCAGAAAACAAAACGAACCAACCTGATAGTGGTGATTCTAGCAAGACTCAGACTGAACAGCCTGATGTAGAGGTGATATCGTCCGAGGGAACTGTATCAGATCACCCTGTGAGTGAGCATGAGCCATAG